The Deinococcus sonorensis KR-87 genome includes a window with the following:
- a CDS encoding aspartate/glutamate racemase family protein, producing the protein MKTIGIIGGMSWTSTAEYYRLLNEQVTAQRGGLESPPILLHSLNFAEVVEMQRSGRWDEAGELLARAGQGLERAGADCLLVATNTMHKVAPAIEAATGIPLLHIADSTAEAIRAAGLTRVGLLATRFTMEQDFYRERLARHGIEVLVPDAEERAEVHRVIFEELCCNVVRPEARSFYQTVMQGLVARGAQGMVLGCTEIMLLVGAGDTTVPVFDTTALHVDAAVRFVLDQAARPQPVPAG; encoded by the coding sequence ATGAAGACCATCGGGATCATTGGCGGCATGAGCTGGACCAGCACGGCCGAGTACTACCGGCTGCTCAACGAGCAGGTCACCGCGCAGCGCGGCGGCCTGGAGTCGCCGCCGATCCTGCTGCACAGCCTGAACTTCGCGGAGGTGGTGGAGATGCAGCGTTCGGGCCGCTGGGATGAGGCGGGTGAGCTGCTGGCCCGGGCGGGACAGGGCCTGGAACGGGCCGGAGCCGACTGCCTGCTGGTGGCCACCAACACCATGCACAAGGTGGCCCCGGCCATCGAAGCGGCCACCGGCATTCCGCTGCTGCACATCGCGGACAGCACCGCTGAGGCGATCCGGGCCGCCGGGCTGACACGGGTGGGCCTGCTGGCCACCCGCTTCACCATGGAGCAGGACTTCTACCGCGAGCGGCTGGCGCGGCACGGCATCGAGGTGCTGGTACCCGACGCCGAGGAGCGGGCCGAGGTGCACCGCGTCATCTTCGAGGAACTGTGCTGCAACGTGGTGCGCCCGGAGGCCCGCAGTTTCTATCAGACGGTCATGCAGGGTCTGGTGGCGCGCGGCGCCCAGGGCATGGTGCTGGGCTGCACCGAGATCATGCTGCTGGTGGGGGCGGGCGACACCACGGTTCCGGTCTTCGACACGACCGCGCTGCACGTGGACGCGGCGGTGCGGTTCGTGCTGGATCAGGCGGCCCGCCCGCAGCCCGTCCCGGCCGGCTGA
- a CDS encoding antibiotic biosynthesis monooxygenase family protein, which produces MILELATITLKPGNADAFISVMPDAFPIVASTPGYIRHELHRGVEHPDTFTLMIWWETLEAHTVTFRESERFSAWRAVWGHLMERSDVVHVTQVY; this is translated from the coding sequence ATGATCCTCGAACTCGCCACCATCACGCTCAAGCCTGGCAACGCGGACGCCTTCATCTCAGTGATGCCCGACGCCTTTCCCATCGTGGCCAGCACGCCCGGCTACATCCGCCACGAGCTGCACCGGGGGGTGGAACACCCCGACACCTTCACGCTGATGATCTGGTGGGAAACGCTGGAGGCGCACACCGTCACGTTCCGCGAGTCGGAGCGCTTCTCCGCCTGGCGGGCGGTGTGGGGCCACCTGATGGAGCGCTCCGACGTGGTGCACGTCACGCAGGTGTACTGA
- a CDS encoding YqjF family protein, whose protein sequence is MTPLPSGPWVLQMRWLELCFMHWAVDPAVLRPQLPAGLTLDTYDGQAYLGVVPFRMAGVRPRGTVDVPGVSAFPELNLRTYVTAGGVPGVWFYSLDAAQPLAVRLARSLFHLPYFDARMQLERRGDVLAYASQRTHRGAPAGQFAAAYRPVGPAFEAERGTLEDFLTRRLALYSADRQGRVYRGHIHHVPWPLQRAEAELRVNTLAEPLGVALEGAPHLLYSRRLDVQAWAIRPVR, encoded by the coding sequence ATGACGCCCCTGCCGTCCGGACCCTGGGTGCTGCAGATGCGCTGGCTGGAGCTGTGCTTCATGCACTGGGCCGTGGACCCGGCGGTGCTGCGGCCCCAGCTGCCGGCGGGCCTGACCCTTGACACCTACGATGGGCAGGCCTACCTGGGCGTGGTGCCGTTCCGGATGGCGGGCGTGCGGCCACGCGGCACGGTGGACGTGCCGGGCGTGTCGGCGTTTCCAGAGCTGAATCTGCGCACCTACGTGACCGCCGGCGGCGTGCCGGGAGTGTGGTTCTACAGCCTGGACGCGGCCCAGCCGCTGGCCGTGCGGCTGGCGCGGTCGCTGTTCCACCTGCCGTACTTTGACGCCCGGATGCAGCTGGAGCGCCGCGGCGACGTGCTGGCGTATGCCAGTCAGCGCACCCACCGAGGGGCCCCGGCCGGCCAGTTCGCCGCCGCCTACCGACCCGTCGGGCCCGCCTTCGAGGCGGAGCGCGGCACGCTGGAGGACTTTCTGACCCGGCGGCTGGCCCTGTACAGCGCCGACCGGCAGGGGCGGGTCTACCGGGGCCACATCCATCACGTCCCCTGGCCGCTGCAGCGCGCCGAGGCCGAGCTCCGCGTGAACACGCTGGCGGAGCCGCTGGGCGTGGCGCTGGAAGGCGCGCCGCATCTGCTGTACAGCCGGCGGCTGGATGTCCAGGCCTGGGCCATCCGGCCGGTCCGGTGA
- the ilvD gene encoding dihydroxy-acid dehydratase, whose protein sequence is MTDTKTRRLNWNSHHVTQGDERAPNRAMLRAVGFQDADFQKPIIGVAHAQSNITPCNNGLGELADHITGAIREGGGMPQVYGTITVSDGISMGTEGMKCSLVSREVIADSIETVSRGQSHDGVIVVGGCDKNMPGAMIGIARLNIPAVFVYGGTIKPGHYGGKDLTIVSVFEAVGSFGAGKITREEFEAVERHACPGNGSCGGMYTANTMSSAFEAMGMSLPYSSTMSAVDAEKAVSSADSARALLRLIEADIRPRDILTKEAFENAITVIMAVGGSTNAVLHLMAIAHAADIDLTLADFERIRERTPVFCDLKPSGQYVATDLHDVGGIPRVMKMLLKAGLLHGDCLTVTGKTVAENLADEPDEPNPGQNVIRAYDDPLYVQGHLAILRGNLAPDGSVAKISGLKSIKITGPARVFESEEEAMHAIMADQIRAGDVLVIRYEGPKGGPGMREMLSPTSAIIGKGLGDSVGLITDGRFSGGTYGLVVGHVAPEAYVGGPIALVQEGDTIELNAETCELTLHVPEDEIGRRRAAWVAPEPRYKRGVLAKYAKLVSSAAQGAVTD, encoded by the coding sequence ATGACCGACACCAAGACCCGCCGGCTGAACTGGAACAGTCACCACGTCACGCAGGGTGACGAGCGTGCCCCGAACCGCGCGATGCTGCGGGCGGTGGGCTTTCAGGACGCCGACTTCCAGAAGCCGATCATCGGGGTGGCACACGCCCAGAGCAACATCACGCCGTGCAACAACGGCCTGGGCGAGCTGGCTGACCACATCACCGGGGCCATCCGCGAGGGCGGCGGCATGCCGCAGGTGTACGGCACCATCACCGTGTCGGACGGCATCAGCATGGGCACCGAGGGCATGAAGTGCAGCCTGGTGAGCCGCGAGGTGATCGCCGACAGCATCGAGACGGTCAGCCGGGGCCAGAGCCATGACGGGGTGATCGTGGTGGGCGGCTGCGACAAGAACATGCCGGGCGCCATGATCGGCATCGCGCGGCTGAACATTCCGGCCGTCTTCGTGTACGGCGGGACCATCAAGCCGGGGCACTACGGTGGCAAGGACCTGACCATCGTCAGCGTGTTCGAGGCGGTGGGGTCGTTCGGGGCCGGCAAGATCACCCGCGAGGAGTTCGAGGCGGTGGAGCGCCACGCCTGCCCCGGCAACGGCAGCTGCGGCGGCATGTACACCGCCAACACCATGAGCAGCGCCTTCGAGGCGATGGGCATGAGCCTGCCGTATTCGTCCACCATGAGCGCCGTGGACGCTGAGAAGGCCGTGAGCAGCGCCGACAGCGCCCGCGCCCTGCTGCGCCTGATTGAGGCCGACATCCGGCCGCGCGACATCCTGACCAAAGAAGCTTTCGAGAACGCCATCACGGTGATCATGGCGGTGGGCGGCAGCACCAACGCCGTGCTGCACCTGATGGCCATTGCGCACGCCGCCGACATCGACCTGACGCTGGCAGACTTTGAGCGCATCCGCGAGCGCACCCCGGTGTTCTGTGACCTGAAGCCGAGCGGCCAGTACGTGGCCACCGACCTGCACGACGTGGGCGGCATTCCGCGCGTGATGAAGATGCTGCTGAAGGCGGGCCTGCTGCACGGCGACTGCCTCACCGTGACCGGCAAGACGGTGGCCGAGAACCTGGCCGACGAGCCGGACGAGCCGAACCCCGGCCAGAACGTGATTCGCGCCTACGACGATCCGCTGTACGTGCAGGGCCACCTGGCGATCCTGCGGGGCAACCTGGCCCCGGACGGCTCGGTGGCCAAGATCAGCGGCCTCAAGAGCATCAAGATCACCGGCCCGGCCCGCGTGTTCGAGAGCGAGGAGGAGGCGATGCACGCCATCATGGCCGATCAGATCCGGGCCGGCGACGTGCTGGTCATCCGCTACGAGGGACCCAAAGGCGGCCCCGGCATGCGCGAGATGCTCTCCCCCACCAGCGCCATCATCGGCAAGGGCCTGGGCGACAGCGTGGGCCTGATCACCGACGGGCGCTTCAGTGGCGGCACTTACGGGCTGGTGGTAGGGCACGTGGCCCCGGAGGCGTACGTGGGCGGCCCGATTGCCCTGGTGCAGGAAGGCGACACCATCGAGCTGAACGCCGAGACCTGCGAACTGACCCTGCACGTGCCGGAGGACGAGATCGGCCGCCGCCGCGCCGCCTGGGTCGCTCCGGAACCGCGGTACAAGCGGGGCGTGCTGGCCAAGTACGCCAAGCTGGTCAGCAGCGCCGCCCAGGGCGCCGTGACCGACTGA
- the rpsI gene encoding 30S ribosomal protein S9, with translation MEQYYGTGRRKTAVARVFLRPGEGRIVVNGKEFQQYFRGVVRAVHALQGFRETGTLGRYDAVITVLGGGPTGQADAIKLGIARALLKINPDYRQQLKPRGLLTRDPREVERKKFGLKKARRAPQFSKR, from the coding sequence ATGGAACAGTACTACGGAACCGGCCGCCGCAAGACCGCCGTGGCCCGCGTCTTCCTGCGCCCTGGCGAGGGCCGCATCGTGGTGAACGGCAAGGAATTCCAGCAGTACTTCCGTGGCGTGGTGCGCGCCGTGCACGCGCTGCAGGGCTTCCGTGAGACCGGCACCCTGGGCCGCTACGACGCCGTGATCACGGTGCTGGGCGGTGGCCCCACCGGTCAGGCCGACGCGATCAAGCTGGGCATCGCCCGTGCGCTGCTCAAGATCAACCCCGACTACCGCCAGCAGCTGAAGCCGCGCGGTCTGCTGACCCGCGACCCGCGCGAGGTGGAGCGCAAGAAGTTCGGCCTCAAGAAGGCCCGCCGCGCTCCTCAGTTCAGCAAGCGCTGA
- a CDS encoding 2-isopropylmalate synthase, with protein sequence MTEASRIQPIRIFDTTLRDGEQSPGVALNHQQKLEIAHQLARLGVDVIEAGFPIASPGDLEGVQRIAREVRGPIITGLARAGRADVEAAARGVEDAERPRIHTFIATSPIHMAKKLNLEPDAVVERAVQAVTLARSFVDDVEFSAEDATRSEWPFLARIFKAVVEAGATTINVPDTVGYTTPDEMRALFAFLKGELPEHVYLSAHCHDDLGMAVANSIAAAEGGARQIECTVNGIGERAGNASLEEIVMAFHTRRDVYHFETGIRTRELYRSSRMVSRLSGMPVQPNKAIVGDNAFAHESGIHQDGVIKARETYEIMNAELVGREAAVLVMGKHSGRAAFRKALTELGYTVPEERIGDLFTRFKDLADRKGQIFADDLRALVDARTDVPQAFGLERFQVSSGSDMQPLAYVRLSTPEGVREATATGDGGVEAIFHAINAATGIAPQLEIYRVQAVTKGAEALGEVSITARHNETSLHGTGVDTDVVAASARAWLRISNQIVAGLGKSRQVTQGTV encoded by the coding sequence ATGACCGAAGCCAGCCGTATCCAGCCCATCCGCATCTTCGACACCACCCTGCGTGACGGTGAGCAGAGCCCCGGCGTGGCCCTGAACCACCAGCAGAAGCTGGAGATTGCCCATCAGCTGGCCCGGCTGGGCGTGGACGTGATCGAGGCGGGCTTCCCCATCGCCTCGCCCGGCGACCTGGAGGGCGTGCAGCGCATCGCCCGCGAGGTGCGCGGCCCGATCATCACCGGGCTGGCCCGCGCCGGCCGCGCCGACGTGGAGGCCGCTGCCCGGGGCGTGGAGGACGCCGAGCGGCCGCGCATCCACACCTTCATCGCCACCAGCCCGATTCACATGGCCAAGAAGCTGAACCTGGAACCGGACGCGGTGGTGGAACGGGCGGTGCAGGCGGTCACGCTGGCGCGCAGCTTCGTGGACGACGTGGAGTTCTCGGCCGAGGACGCCACCCGCAGCGAGTGGCCGTTCCTGGCGCGCATCTTCAAGGCCGTGGTGGAGGCGGGCGCCACCACCATCAACGTGCCGGACACGGTGGGCTACACCACCCCCGACGAGATGCGCGCCCTGTTCGCTTTCCTGAAGGGCGAGCTGCCGGAGCACGTGTACCTGAGCGCCCACTGCCACGACGACCTGGGCATGGCGGTGGCCAACAGCATCGCGGCGGCCGAGGGCGGCGCCCGGCAGATCGAATGCACTGTGAACGGCATCGGGGAGCGGGCCGGCAATGCCAGCCTGGAAGAAATCGTGATGGCCTTCCACACCCGCCGCGACGTGTACCACTTCGAGACCGGCATCCGCACCCGCGAGCTGTACCGCAGCTCCCGAATGGTCAGCCGCCTGAGCGGCATGCCGGTGCAGCCGAACAAGGCCATTGTCGGTGACAACGCCTTCGCGCACGAGAGCGGCATCCACCAGGACGGCGTGATCAAGGCGCGCGAGACCTACGAGATCATGAACGCCGAGCTGGTGGGCCGCGAGGCCGCCGTGCTGGTGATGGGCAAGCACAGCGGCCGGGCCGCCTTCCGCAAGGCGCTGACCGAACTGGGCTACACGGTGCCGGAGGAGCGCATCGGCGACCTGTTCACCCGCTTCAAGGATCTGGCCGACCGCAAGGGGCAGATCTTTGCCGATGACCTGCGGGCCCTGGTGGACGCCCGCACCGACGTGCCGCAGGCGTTCGGCCTCGAGCGCTTCCAGGTGAGCAGCGGCAGCGACATGCAGCCGCTGGCCTACGTGCGTCTGAGCACCCCCGAGGGCGTGCGCGAGGCGACCGCCACCGGCGACGGCGGGGTGGAGGCCATCTTCCACGCGATCAACGCCGCCACCGGCATCGCGCCGCAGCTGGAAATCTACCGGGTGCAGGCGGTCACGAAGGGGGCCGAGGCGCTGGGCGAGGTGAGCATCACCGCCCGCCACAACGAGACCAGCCTGCACGGCACCGGGGTGGACACCGACGTGGTGGCGGCCAGCGCCCGCGCGTGGCTGCGCATCAGCAACCAGATCGTGGCGGGCCTGGGCAAGTCGCGGCAGGTCACGCAGGGCACGGTATAA